A stretch of the Candidatus Methylopumilus planktonicus genome encodes the following:
- a CDS encoding pyruvate, water dikinase regulatory protein, translating into MSQQKRTAFFISDGTGITAGALGQLLAHFPETQFTQIRIPFTDSDAKVDDAQKRIVNARMENGQRPIVIMSIGNQKLRAELKEVDAYYIDLFDSFIEPLGVELQEEPLTRPGVAHSISGAIYSDRMEAINFALGHDDGMTHNGLNQANVILVGVSRSGKTPTSIYLAMQFGIKAANYPLTPEDFERKALPPILEGYIDKIFGLTIQADRLCSLRSERRPNSTYASLDNCRKEITDCENLMKRAGIPWADSTTRSVEELSAIILQKIRQPNT; encoded by the coding sequence ATGTCACAACAAAAAAGAACAGCGTTCTTTATCTCAGATGGAACAGGCATTACAGCTGGCGCATTAGGCCAACTTTTAGCACACTTTCCAGAAACACAATTCACGCAAATTAGAATTCCATTTACTGATTCCGACGCTAAAGTGGATGATGCGCAAAAACGTATCGTCAATGCAAGAATGGAAAATGGGCAAAGACCGATTGTCATCATGTCGATTGGTAACCAAAAACTTCGCGCTGAACTTAAAGAAGTTGATGCTTACTACATCGACCTTTTTGATTCATTTATTGAACCTTTAGGTGTTGAATTACAAGAAGAACCACTGACACGACCGGGTGTAGCACATAGTATTTCAGGCGCTATTTATTCAGACAGAATGGAAGCAATTAATTTTGCATTAGGCCACGATGACGGCATGACACATAATGGTTTAAATCAAGCCAATGTCATTTTAGTGGGCGTATCAAGATCAGGCAAAACACCGACAAGTATTTATCTCGCGATGCAATTTGGTATTAAAGCCGCAAACTATCCCCTAACGCCTGAAGATTTTGAAAGAAAAGCGCTGCCGCCTATTTTAGAAGGTTATATTGATAAAATTTTCGGGCTAACAATACAAGCAGATCGCTTATGTAGCCTTCGAAGTGAAAGACGCCCAAATAGTACATATGCTTCGCTTGATAACTGCAGAAAAGAAATTACTGATTGTGAAAATCTTATGAAGCGAGCAGGCATACCTTGGGCAGATTCGACCACACGCTCAGTCGAAGAGCTATCAGCTATCATCCTACAAAAAATTCGCCAACCGAATACTTAA
- a CDS encoding glutathione peroxidase has protein sequence MKTFLLLFFWIIPAMTYAACPPLYNHQFNTLQGEKINLCDYQSKPILVVNTASKCGFTPQFNALEALYKKYNDKGLLVIGFPSNDFNQELSTDKEVRDFCKLTYAVDFPMTTKSSVTGKNANPFYQELIQTSGQMPQWNFFKYLILPQGKKVFAFSSAVNPDSPEILDKIKAELK, from the coding sequence ATGAAAACATTTTTATTATTATTTTTTTGGATAATACCAGCCATGACTTATGCCGCCTGCCCCCCTCTATACAACCATCAGTTTAATACACTTCAAGGTGAAAAAATTAATTTATGTGATTACCAATCGAAGCCTATTTTAGTCGTCAATACTGCAAGTAAGTGCGGATTTACTCCCCAATTTAATGCGCTAGAGGCGCTTTATAAGAAATATAATGATAAAGGTTTGTTAGTTATTGGATTTCCTTCAAATGACTTTAATCAAGAATTAAGTACTGACAAGGAAGTGAGAGATTTTTGTAAGTTAACCTACGCAGTAGATTTTCCTATGACAACAAAATCAAGTGTAACAGGAAAAAATGCAAACCCTTTTTATCAGGAACTGATTCAAACTTCGGGTCAAATGCCTCAATGGAATTTTTTCAAATATTTAATATTACCTCAAGGGAAAAAAGTCTTTGCTTTTTCGAGCGCTGTTAACCCTGACTCACCCGAGATACTAGACAAAATTAAGGCAGAATTAAAGTAA
- a CDS encoding fumarate hydratase produces the protein MKTVIQKEDFIESISDALQFISYYHSEDFILSMREAYEKETSVPAKDAMLQILTSSKMSALGHRPICQDTGIVIAFVEVGMNVEWISDLSIEDMVNEGVKRAYSNQDNPLRPSMVSDPAGKRQNTKDNTPAITHVKLIKGDKVSISINAKGGGSENKAQFITLNPSDSIVDWVLKVIPEMGAGWCPPGVIGIGIGGSSEKAMLMAKESLMLPIDIQSLVKRGAKNKTEELRIELYNKINQLGIGAQGFGGLTTVLDVKIIDYPCHASSLPIALIPNCAATRHTHFILDGNGPAHFKIPDLNLWPQDTWAAQKDAKRINLDSIDKASIEEWKEGDLLLLTGKLLTARDGAHKKIADLLEKGEALPVGVNLKNKFIYYVGPVNAVRNEVIGPAGPTTASRMDQFMEMMLAELGIMGTIGKAERGESAVQTIKKYQSVYLSAVGGAAYLVSKAITSSKIVAFPELGMEAIYEFEVKDMPVMVSIDTHGKSIYSEAPSRWKNKSIPINS, from the coding sequence ATGAAGACTGTAATTCAAAAAGAAGATTTTATCGAGAGCATCAGTGATGCTTTGCAATTTATTTCTTATTATCATTCAGAAGACTTTATTTTGTCCATGCGTGAAGCGTACGAAAAAGAAACTTCTGTTCCTGCTAAAGATGCCATGCTTCAGATTCTTACGAGTTCAAAAATGAGTGCCTTAGGCCATAGACCTATATGCCAGGACACAGGCATTGTGATTGCCTTTGTTGAAGTTGGAATGAATGTAGAGTGGATATCAGATCTTTCAATTGAAGATATGGTGAATGAAGGTGTTAAACGTGCTTATTCAAATCAAGATAATCCTCTCCGCCCGTCGATGGTCTCAGATCCTGCTGGCAAGAGGCAGAACACAAAAGACAATACACCCGCAATCACGCACGTGAAGTTAATCAAAGGGGACAAAGTAAGTATCTCTATCAATGCAAAAGGTGGAGGCTCAGAAAATAAAGCTCAATTCATAACACTCAACCCATCGGATAGTATTGTAGATTGGGTTTTAAAAGTCATTCCTGAGATGGGAGCGGGCTGGTGCCCACCTGGCGTGATTGGTATCGGCATTGGCGGGTCTTCTGAAAAAGCAATGTTAATGGCAAAAGAGTCACTGATGTTACCGATTGATATTCAGTCACTCGTTAAGCGTGGTGCAAAGAATAAGACTGAAGAGTTACGCATTGAACTTTATAATAAAATAAATCAGCTAGGTATAGGCGCGCAAGGCTTTGGTGGTCTAACCACAGTACTTGACGTTAAAATCATCGATTATCCGTGTCACGCTTCGTCATTGCCAATTGCATTAATACCGAATTGTGCAGCAACGAGGCACACACATTTCATCTTGGATGGCAATGGTCCGGCACATTTTAAAATACCGGATTTAAATTTATGGCCTCAAGATACTTGGGCCGCTCAAAAAGATGCTAAAAGAATTAATCTTGATTCTATTGATAAAGCATCAATCGAAGAATGGAAAGAAGGAGACTTACTTTTATTAACTGGAAAATTACTTACTGCAAGAGATGGTGCGCATAAGAAAATTGCTGACCTTCTTGAGAAGGGGGAAGCTTTACCTGTTGGGGTAAACTTAAAAAATAAATTTATTTATTATGTGGGACCTGTTAATGCTGTTCGCAATGAAGTGATAGGCCCAGCAGGACCTACCACAGCCTCTCGTATGGATCAATTTATGGAAATGATGTTAGCTGAGTTGGGTATCATGGGCACGATTGGAAAAGCAGAACGCGGTGAAAGTGCCGTTCAGACAATCAAAAAATATCAATCCGTTTACTTGAGCGCAGTAGGGGGTGCGGCTTATCTAGTTTCAAAAGCCATTACTTCATCTAAGATAGTTGCATTTCCTGAATTAGGCATGGAAGCCATTTATGAATTTGAAGTAAAAGATATGCCTGTGATGGTATCTATCGATACCCATGGTAAGTCTATTTATTCAGAAGCCCCATCTCGATGGAAAAATAAATCTATACCTATCAACTCCTAA
- the tal gene encoding transaldolase has translation MATLLEQLKGMTTIVADTGDVEAIKTVKPYDATTNPSLLLKASTLPQCEPMIKEAIAYAKSKSSNKAQQVEDAADKLAVLVGLEILKHIPGRISTEVDARLSFNIDAMVKKGRKLIGLYDEAGVKKDRVLIKLASTWEGIKAGEILEKEGINCNLTLLFGFGQARACAEAGVFLISPFVGRILDWYKAKTGNTYTSEEDPGVISVRKIYAYYKEHGYKTVVMGASFRNIGEITALAGCDRLTIAPNLLQELEATQGDLPRLLKDGGASKSAPAKMTEDEFRFVLNEDAMATEKLSEGIRGFVVDQNKLETALNEKL, from the coding sequence ATGGCAACATTATTAGAGCAATTAAAAGGCATGACAACGATCGTTGCAGACACAGGTGACGTGGAAGCAATTAAAACAGTAAAACCTTATGACGCAACCACTAACCCATCTTTGTTATTAAAAGCAAGTACGCTCCCTCAATGTGAGCCTATGATTAAGGAAGCTATTGCATACGCCAAATCTAAAAGCAGCAACAAAGCTCAGCAAGTTGAAGATGCAGCTGACAAGTTAGCTGTGCTTGTAGGGCTTGAAATCCTAAAACACATTCCCGGCCGTATTTCTACTGAAGTAGATGCGCGCTTATCTTTTAATATTGATGCGATGGTTAAAAAGGGTAGAAAATTAATTGGTCTTTACGATGAAGCTGGTGTTAAAAAAGATCGCGTACTTATTAAATTGGCTTCCACATGGGAAGGGATTAAAGCAGGCGAGATTTTAGAAAAAGAAGGCATTAACTGTAACTTAACACTTCTTTTTGGTTTCGGACAAGCTCGCGCATGCGCTGAGGCTGGCGTATTCCTTATTTCCCCATTTGTGGGACGAATCCTTGATTGGTATAAAGCTAAAACTGGCAATACTTACACATCAGAAGAAGATCCAGGCGTTATATCTGTTCGTAAAATTTACGCTTATTACAAAGAGCATGGATATAAAACAGTCGTAATGGGTGCCTCTTTTAGAAATATTGGTGAAATTACAGCACTAGCTGGTTGTGATCGTTTAACAATTGCACCTAATCTTCTTCAAGAGCTTGAAGCAACACAGGGAGATTTACCACGGTTACTCAAAGACGGCGGTGCTTCAAAATCAGCCCCAGCTAAAATGACTGAAGATGAATTCCGCTTTGTATTAAACGAAGATGCGATGGCAACTGAGAAACTTTCAGAAGGTATTCGTGGTTTCGTAGTTGATCAAAACAAACTCGAAACAGCTTTAAACGAAAAACTATAA
- the ppsA gene encoding phosphoenolpyruvate synthase: protein MSAHVIPLENLRNTDVGSVGGKNASLGEMISQLHAKGVRVPTGFATTAHAFREFLAHNALDEKIANELKTLNTDDTSALAISGKKVRQWIIDTPFPSSLEKAIEENYTRLTKNSAEGMTFAVRSSATAEDLPDASFAGQQESFLNIHGVENIKHAIKEVFASLYNDRAISYRVHKGFVHADVAISAGVQQMVRSDISCSGVMFTIDTESGFKDVVFITASYGLGETVVQGAVNPDEFYVFKPLLKEGKPAIVRRSIGSKKIKMVFSDATQAGKSTHTIDVDPKESDSFSLNDQDILELAQYAVTIESHYGCPMDIEWGRNGLDGKIYILQARPETVKSQSKNAIEVFKLKGTGKAIVAGRAVTQKIGVGPVRIVKDPSEMHSVQPGDVLVADMTDPNWEPVMKRASALVTNRGGRTCHAAIIARELGIPAIVGSVDATELLQEGEIVTVCCSEGETGFVFQGALEYEVNTEKETVLSTPPVKIMMNVGNPDMAFTFAQTPNDGVGLARLEFVINNMIGIHPKAILNYAAMPQDIQKQIAHRARGYANPKQFYIDKVAEGVATIAAAFYPKPVIVRTSDFKSNEYKKLVGGDIYEPDEENPMIGFRGAARYMSEDFKECFVMECQAMKKVRETLGLTNVEIMIPFVRTLEEAKEVTSIMAANGLKRGEHGLRLIMMCEVPSNAILAEAFLEYFDGFSIGSNDLTQLTLGTDRDSGILADGFDERNDAVKLLIQMAIKAAKKTKKYIGICGQGPSDHPDFAEWLVKEGISSMSLNPDTVISTWKRISQK, encoded by the coding sequence ATGTCAGCACATGTCATTCCACTAGAAAATCTTCGAAATACAGATGTTGGGTCTGTTGGAGGGAAGAATGCATCTCTAGGTGAAATGATTTCTCAACTTCATGCTAAAGGTGTTCGAGTGCCTACTGGATTCGCAACCACAGCGCATGCATTTAGAGAATTTTTAGCCCATAACGCGCTTGACGAAAAGATTGCTAACGAACTTAAAACATTAAATACAGACGATACTTCTGCGCTCGCAATTAGCGGAAAAAAAGTAAGGCAATGGATTATTGACACACCCTTCCCGTCTTCTTTAGAAAAAGCCATTGAAGAAAACTACACACGACTCACAAAGAATTCTGCAGAAGGAATGACTTTCGCAGTGAGATCTTCTGCCACCGCAGAAGACTTACCTGATGCCTCCTTTGCAGGCCAGCAAGAAAGTTTTTTAAATATCCATGGTGTAGAAAATATTAAACATGCGATCAAAGAAGTTTTTGCGTCACTCTATAATGATCGCGCTATTTCATATCGCGTACATAAAGGTTTCGTGCATGCTGATGTTGCAATTTCAGCAGGCGTGCAACAGATGGTAAGAAGTGATATTAGCTGCTCAGGTGTAATGTTTACGATCGACACCGAGTCGGGATTTAAAGATGTTGTATTTATCACCGCCTCTTATGGTTTAGGTGAAACGGTTGTTCAGGGGGCTGTTAATCCAGACGAATTTTACGTCTTCAAACCTCTTTTAAAAGAAGGTAAACCAGCAATCGTCAGACGCTCCATTGGATCTAAAAAAATTAAAATGGTTTTTAGTGACGCAACACAAGCTGGAAAAAGTACACATACGATTGATGTAGATCCTAAAGAAAGTGATTCGTTTAGCTTAAACGATCAAGATATTCTAGAGCTTGCTCAATATGCTGTCACTATTGAATCTCATTATGGATGTCCTATGGATATTGAATGGGGTAGAAATGGTTTAGATGGAAAAATTTATATCCTCCAGGCAAGACCTGAAACCGTAAAGTCTCAATCAAAAAACGCAATTGAAGTTTTTAAATTAAAGGGAACTGGCAAGGCCATTGTTGCTGGACGTGCGGTCACTCAAAAAATTGGTGTTGGTCCTGTTCGCATTGTGAAAGATCCATCTGAAATGCATTCCGTGCAACCTGGTGATGTCCTGGTCGCAGATATGACTGATCCCAATTGGGAGCCTGTGATGAAAAGAGCTTCAGCACTTGTTACTAACCGAGGTGGTCGCACATGCCATGCTGCGATCATTGCGCGCGAACTTGGTATTCCAGCTATTGTAGGGAGTGTCGATGCAACTGAGCTTCTTCAGGAAGGTGAGATTGTCACCGTATGTTGTTCAGAAGGTGAAACTGGATTTGTTTTTCAAGGTGCCCTTGAATATGAGGTGAATACAGAAAAAGAAACTGTCCTTTCTACTCCTCCAGTCAAAATTATGATGAATGTTGGCAATCCAGATATGGCATTTACGTTTGCTCAAACACCAAATGATGGCGTAGGTTTAGCACGTCTAGAATTTGTGATTAATAATATGATTGGGATTCACCCTAAAGCCATTTTAAATTATGCCGCCATGCCGCAAGATATTCAAAAACAAATAGCACATCGTGCGCGCGGCTATGCTAATCCTAAACAATTTTATATCGATAAAGTGGCTGAGGGTGTTGCAACGATTGCAGCAGCGTTTTACCCCAAACCCGTGATCGTAAGAACCTCTGACTTCAAATCGAATGAGTATAAAAAATTAGTAGGTGGAGATATTTACGAGCCAGATGAAGAAAATCCAATGATCGGTTTTAGAGGTGCAGCACGTTATATGTCAGAAGATTTTAAAGAGTGTTTCGTCATGGAATGCCAAGCTATGAAAAAGGTACGTGAAACATTAGGCTTAACAAATGTAGAAATCATGATTCCATTTGTGAGAACACTGGAAGAAGCAAAAGAAGTGACATCAATCATGGCAGCAAACGGACTTAAACGCGGGGAGCACGGACTTCGTTTAATTATGATGTGCGAAGTACCTTCTAACGCGATCTTAGCTGAAGCATTCCTTGAATACTTTGATGGATTCTCAATTGGATCAAATGATTTAACTCAACTAACATTGGGCACCGATCGCGACTCTGGTATTTTGGCGGATGGTTTTGATGAAAGAAATGATGCAGTAAAATTATTAATTCAAATGGCAATTAAAGCCGCTAAAAAAACAAAGAAATATATCGGGATCTGTGGCCAAGGTCCATCAGATCATCCCGACTTTGCTGAATGGCTTGTTAAAGAAGGTATTTCATCTATGTCACTCAATCCTGATACAGTGATCAGTACCTGGAAACGTATTAGCCAAAAATAA